Genomic segment of Triticum aestivum cultivar Chinese Spring chromosome 6A, IWGSC CS RefSeq v2.1, whole genome shotgun sequence:
ACTGGTTGGACGACAGCCGAGAAAGCCTCGGTGGCAAACGTCTTCATGTCACTCGGGGTGAGTGGTTGGCAAAGAAGAGATAGCCGCATGGCGACGAAGCCTCGGGTAGCGGCAGTGGCTGTGACCGCAGGTGTGGAGGCAGCAACAACCGCTCGCAAAAGCCAGGACAGAACCGGCAACAACGCAGGCCAGCACCTTCTCCAAGCAAGAATGACTACCAGGACATATTTCAATATTGTTGGAATAAGGGCCATTGAGCCTGCGAGTACTGGAAGAAGCAACATTACGAGGCAGTTGCTATTGTGGAAAATCTTGTCCTGCGCCGAGTCTTTCTAGAAGAACTTGATGTCTCTTAGTACTAGATCCAAGGTCATGATCCTGAGCTGGGTCAAAACAGCGAGCACGGCCCAACTATCGGTGCAAACAGTTGGCCACGTCTGCCATAACGAGGAGATGGCGGTAACCAAGGCGAGGTCTGGTTCCTTGACACAGGCGCGATCAAGCACCTGACTGGATCGGCTGATGTGTTCCTCGACCTGGAGCGATTTATCTCTGAAAAGGTATGCTTTGTGGATGGATCGGTTGTTGACCATGTGACTGTTGTCTTTGCCATTAATAGGGGAGACCATTGATAGGTgaatgattagtgtatgattaaacCATGTCTAAAATAGTGAGGTCAGCCGTGGTGTCATTCTAAGACATGAGGTCGTTAGTGATATCATCTAGAACATGACATAAGCAATGAAGTCATCAGTCTCGTTGAGTTGGTTTATTTTTCCTATTAAAGGACTTGTATTCCTTCATCATAAGCAAGCCAATTCAGGAGAGAAAACATTCAACTTCAATCAATAGAGCTTCAAGTGGTACTACACGTTGAGCCAGCTACTGAAAATTGGCATAGTAGTTGTAGCTAACAATTGGCATCAAAGCCTTATTTAGGTGACAATGTCGAGCGGAGGAGCACACCAGCTATTAGCCTCAGGTGGCTCCAAGATGCCACCACGGCAATGTTCGCATCTAGTGGCAGCGAGATGCCTCCTGGACAGTAGCGACATTGCTTGTAGAGCCACAGGTGCATTAGTACACATCGCACGGCAGGCGTTGAGATCATGGTAAGGGAGGTCGTGTGTGAGACCAGTGGTGGTAGCGGCACCAACCTCTCCttcgcaatgctcacctgcaccaCCTATAGTGACTGGGTGCTAGTGATCGAAGTGAATCTGGGGGGATCATGCCTATGGGATGTCATTAAGGATGACACCGTCTTGCATAGAGACATGACAGGCAGGCACTGGCAGCGCTGGTTGGTTGCAATCCCCATCCCCTCTCCCCGCGGAGACGCGCAACATGATCGCGTGGAAGGTTAGTGCCAAGGAGGCATGCGCTTCGATAGAAACCAAGCACCTTGGCAGCGGTCACACGCGCGAGACCGGGTCCATCATCTCCACCTCACTTAGCTCCCTAGACGACCAACATAGTCCAAAAATTTATCTTCATCGAGACTCTGCTTGATGTGTGCATGCTCTCCATCAAGTAGATTACTGGGGGGAGGGGGGCACTGGGTGGTCGAGGACCAACGGGACGATAGTAGGGAAAGCCCTAGCGGCGGACGTCTCATTCTCACTCAAAAGGACCgggcgacgaagaagaggcagCCGCGTGGCGGCGGTGGCCATGAACGCAGGCGCCGAGGCAGCGGAAACCATGCGTAGAAATTAGGATAGGCCCAATGGCATGGCGAGCTAGCATGCGCTACCAGCAACAGTGAAGACTCGGACATATGTCAATATTTCGCCAATAAGGGCCACTTGGCCTGCGAGCTGCAAGCAGCGATGTTACGGGGCGATCAGTGTAGCGGCAAATTTCATCCAGACCGAGGAGGATGAGGGATCAAGCCTGATGATGGCTTGCGTCGAGTCCATCAAGGAGGACTCGATGTCCCTTAGTACCGGCTCCAAGGTCGCGAACCCGAGCTTGGTCGAAACCGCGAGCACGGTCCAACCACCAGCGCACCCGGGTGGCCACATCTTCCTCAACGAGGAGAAGGCGATTATTAGGCCCATGCACGATAGCAACAAATGAGGCAAAGTCTAGTTCCTCAACACATGCACGACAAACCATATCTCCAGATTGGTTGACGCGTTTGCCAAGATGGACAGCTAGATCTTCGGAAGGTATGGTTTACGGACGGATTGCTCATCGAGATTCACAGCCGCGGGGCTGTCATATTGGCTATCGACAGGGCAGAAACCGGGCGTTCATGGATGCCTTCTTCATCCTGGTTCTACAGATCAATGTTGTCAGCCTCAACCAGCTAGACCATGCGCCTTCACCTCAACCACTTCCGCGTCAAGGTAACACATGCACCAAATCACCTGTCCAAGATTTCATTTCACCCTGGTCGTCCATTGTGCATCATCGTGCGTCATTTCACTAGCAAGCTAGTGAGCTCTATGAGGTGAGCAGAGTCAATAGGTTGTTGTGGCGTATACTATGGTGCTGAGCTTAGTTGCATCGATCCACCCTGTTTATAGCAAACGATTTACCATGTTGGGATTTATGACTTACCGAAAGgggtcatgtcatggttgatgtaACCGCACCTAGCCCACGGGTAGTCTCAGCAGCCTAGCCCTAGCGACTGCGACCTGTCGTTGATGCCTCTAACCGTGAGAAAATTGCAATGTTCCTGGTGCCATCCCCTAGATGCCATGTATTAGCCATAAGGGCAATGCAACATACCGCTTTATGTAAAATTATATTTCAACCTTTGGTGTTTAAGTTATGTACCATAAATGTAGATGTGTGACCACAATTGGCTTTGTGCAAGAAATCTTCTGGTGCGTGTGCGCTTTCTTTGTTTTAGAAATTATGCCTGTCCAAACCCTAATGAGCTGATAAAACACACCACCAATACAAAACGATGTGTTCTCTCATGACATAGTTATATAGATATAGATTCCAAAGCCAACATTAATTTGGAGGTACACCACAACAACAATCAGGTCAAGATCGGCACACTATAGTTACCTACTAGGAAACCATTCTTCCTCGTTCGAGGTTCATAGACCAACATTTTTGTATTAAAGAAATGCACAGGAAAGTGAAACAACGATACTCCAACGATCAACTTGTCGCCATGTGCTCTGCTTGTAGCTTTAACTTATGGAGCAGCCTCGGTATCCCCCATCTGCACATCTGCAACTGAATCATTGTGGATGCCATCAGGCATGACAAGTAAGGAGGCAGCCAGATTGTCGGATGGTCCTCCTTGATATGGCGGGCTCGGAACCACGGTGACCTCATCAGGGTTCATATCCATCCTCTTGTGCGGCTTTTGAGCTTTCTTCTCAGCTAGACTATGATCAATAACAATATCAATCTTAACATCAGAAGATGGTCGACGGCATACCTTCCTCAGTGGAACAATCTCCTGTCACGTGAAAATGAATGAAAAATCAAGGCACAACTTTTCCAAAAAATATACTTATTCATACTAAACAACATAGAAATAAACTTAACCCATCACTCTGCTTGCCGTTTTATTTCACTACATAGTAAGATAATTAGCATAGAACAAAGAAACATAGTATTCTGCACTATTATTCTTCCCCGTCAATCTTCCTTGAACATCCAGATTTACAGTGTATCGTTGCCAAAGAAATTTCAGATTGGAGATGAAATCACAAGGAAATTCCAAAGTAAGTTTGGTTTCCTTCAAAAACTAGGATGGGTTCTGAACTTCTGATAGGTCGACAAAGGACCATGAGGAGCTACTCATCTACTGATGTCCAAGCATGCTATGAAGTAGAAAACCATACCCGAGTACATGTAAATCATAGGGGTGGAAGTCCTGATTTGGTAGCTCAGGTAGTAGTTGTCACCAAATTCTTTCTCGAATCAAGGATAAAGTCCAAAATCTAATTTTATGTGCAGGCAAACAACCCTAGCCCCAATTATGAGATCCAAACATGGGGTAACACTGTAACCAGAGTAAATGCATGCACACTCAACAGTGTTAGAAAGAAGGAGAGTTACCTCAGAGTGATCGTGATCATAACGAACAAGAAAACTGCAGCGGCAACCCCTTATATCATGTGTGCGCCTTTCAACTTCAAGGACATGAGCATCAAAATAGAGGGCCTGCTCTTTTCCTTCCTGTTCAGTTCAGCACAGAAATGTTTATTCCTGTGAGAAATCAACTCGAATAAATGGTAATACTACATTACAAGACAACTAACTCACATGAAAATAGATTGGCCCTTTGTTCAGCTTTCCTTCACAATGTTTTTTTACCAGACTTCCCTTCAGAATGTTACTTACACGCAGTAACCAAAACTCATTACTTAGATGCTCTGCTGTTCGTGCGCAACTAGCAACATTAGTATTTATTAGGCAGCGTTATCTGATGAAACTTGGTATATCCAATTTATaaacgaaaaaggaaaaaaaaagaagctTTTCAGAGCTCACTTTAATAATGAAGTAATAATAATATTCATTGAATAAATTCACATGCTATTTGAGATTAAGAATTAATACTAAAACTCAAAATTATGACATTATTAATAAAATGTGGCGATTTTACAGTCATTTGGCCATTCACACCTCGACTAATAAATTGTCAAATCAGTGCTGCTGGTTTGACTAACTGGCATCACAGTAAAATTCTATTATATGAAATATGATTGCCAAGATATGGAAAGCCACAGGAAACAtatgttgtactccctctgtaaactaatataagagtgtttagatcactaaagtagtgatctaaacgctcttatattagtttacggagggagtactcctTAATAAAATGTCCTATTTACTGCAGCTACGACGCTGTATATAGCATATAAAATGCATGCAGCAGTGGAACTTACAATTCTTAAtgattaaaaaggcatttaataatTATTGGTAAGCATAATTGTTTGACTCGCAGAATGGAATTACTACTTTTAAAGTCTACACAAACAAAGAATATATCCATTGAATTACAGAACCATGAGTGTCAGCACAGTCGAAATATATAATCAATTATATCTCTTAAAAAGGATCAAATAAAAGACTTGGCGCAGTAAGCAGTATTTCTGTTTGTCATGTGCACCGCAGTTAAAAAAGAAACTTCCGAAGACTAAGAACTTTAAGCAGGCCAGTGAGACTGGACCGACATACCCATCACTCTATCAGAGGCCAACAATTGACAGAAAGAAAATAACGGTGGAATTGTAAGTTAATGAGCATAATTTTCAAGTGCATAACACAAGCAAAATTGTAAAAGCTTCCTGGAACTAGATACATATTTCTGTGGCTAAAATAAACTGGCTTAGTAATTCCAAAGGATAATTAAAGCTTCATGAAGACATGAATTATCAGTTGTGCCATGCAAACTTGCTAAGTCAGGTTAAGAGAAGTCGTTTAAGATGACTACCTGATAACAAAGAATAAGATCCCCAGGAAGCACACCAACACATTCTGTGGCTATACATGGGACAGAACGCAGTCTCACAGATTTACAAACATTAATCCATTCTTCCTCCTCAGCCCCAAATCCAGAAAACCAAACTTGTACTTCCTGAATAGAAAAAACAAGTAATTGTAAGTGCAGTTTGCATAATGCGCAGGTAGCGACCCACTATGGAGAGTGACTAAACACTCCCGGACATGAGCATTACACAATTGTCGAAAAATGAGCGAGCCTAGTTATCGCCCTCAATTGCAAAAAGAAGCGCAGACCACCCTAAACTGGTTTTCACAGTAATCTTTGCCAAATTGGCAGCGATATCAACAAATCTGCTTTTTATTCCTCTACGTACATCTCTTGTCAACCCATACTCAAGTAGAATCACAAGGCCCACAGCCACTTGCACAACAACAATCACATGTTCCCCGTAGGACTCGATGGGTTTGAGCAACACTGCACCAACCCTTGGGTGCCCGCCAAACATATTTGCCCTCCATAGTTGCTACATACACTAAAGATTACACATAAAACAATACTACTATTCCTGCTGTAATTCGCCATTAATATCTGGAAGAAAGAATTGCTAGGATTATGGCAAATCATCAAACTGACATGAAAACAGCCAATGTCGTCTGATTCGATTCAGTActttagtaccatcttgtaaaagTGTAGAGAAGGATGGACTTATAGTTGCCCAACACACAGGACTTCTATAACATGTTCtgtaatataagatgttattagaCCAAGTTATGAGTACATTTGTTGTAATAACATGTTCTGTtattggatggagggagtacataatacaTGTGTTGACAATGATTGAATACCAATACGGTTCCTGCTATAAGAAGTGCTAGGGCACCCGATGCCATCCAACTACAGATTGACGAGAATCGTCTCTAGCTTTAGTGCTAGCAAAGTGCTTGACTAAAGAATGGCAGAAGTGAATTTAGTAACATGAATCATATTTAATAAGAAGTTGCCTTTTTCATAAATTTGGTGCTAGGAAATGAAATTACCTGGTCTCCCGTTTCAGAAAGCCTGCAGGACTGAATGGCAGCAACATCGTACCTGTAACAACAAAGATTGGTCATGCATTAAAACAGAAAGGTTTCAAGCAATTAACCCACACCCACCACACACACATGATGAAAATTAAATGACATACACAAAAACAGACCACATGTGACATCGATCggcagaaaagaagaaagaaagcagGAAATATGTATATCTGCTGCATACCATGCACCATTTCTTGGTGACTTTGCTTCAAGCTGGACCAGGCCACCATCGGAAGAAGTATTTCCTGATTGGTAACGACAGTATGAATAATCCATAGTCCACATGATACATGGTATGTGTTTGGTCGGTTACAAAACATAAATCTTGTAAACAACCAACAATAAAATTCTCAATAAAAGTAACGGACGGGCGGATGAAGAGCGCAGCACCTGCGTTGGAAGGGCAAGAGGACTGAACCCAGTAGGAAGCTGGGTGCTGTGCCTCAGCTCCCGTGGGCAGCATCTTCCCTCGTGCCGGCGGCCGCTCACCCCTCCGCTTCTGCGTGTACCTCCGGTTCTGGAACCAGGTGTGCACCTGCGCGTGCCGACCCACACGAACCCACATATATAGATCGGAATTAGAAAATATGGCCGGATGTTGAGCAACTGTAAGGGAAATTGTACTACGTACCTGCTTGTACTGGACGGGGACCTTGCCGTTGCCGGAGCGGTGGGAGGAGGTGTTGAATTCGTCGGTCAGGGCCTGGATGACGGGACGCTGCGGCATGGCGTTGAGGTCACGGAGGACCTCCTCCATCTTGGCGACCTCCCTGTGCGTGAACCGGAACACGAGCCTCGGCGGTAGCCCCGTCATCCTAACCTCTCCGGCCCCTGGCTGCTGCGCCTGCGTACGGCGTACCCCGGTGAGATGAGGACAGCCGTTGTGCCGCCGGAATAGAAGAAGAGAGATGGAGATGAGAGGaccggagggaggagggaggatcCTGTGCTGTGTGTGCCTTTCGATCTGTCGGCCTTTGCTTCCTCTTCAGATCCCGTTTGATACTCCTCCTGTGTTTGCCTCTCGATCTATGCTCACGCGGCCGACACCCCACCCCCCTTTTGGTGCTCCTCACACGCAATCGTGACCAACGTGGACGGCAGGCCCACCTTTTGGATGTACTACTGCCTACTGGTGTAGTTGCGCATGTTTTATttaggacaaatattggcaaagaCAAAGACAAGAAACACTGCTCTGACCCCGAGACTCGGACGCTCTCCCACTCTGGTTGGATCCACCCCCGCCGCTCAAGTGGCGATGGCCGTTTGGCAAGTCGTCCCGGCACCCTGTACCTCGATCACCCTTCCACTTTTTCTTCCTTGGGAACGGGGACCGCAAGATCGAGGAGGGCCGCCATTTTCGGCTGGGAGAGAGGATCATGGCCGGCTATGCGATCGTGCTCGTGGATTGCATTGTGCGCGTCACCCACCGCAAGCTCCTGCCTCTTGGCACCCTCACACCAGTCGCGGGATCGTGAGGATCTGGTTTCCAGGTTCAAAGCTTTGGCCGCTGTGATGCGGATGAGGTGCAGGCTGCTGAGGACAGTGCCGCTGTGCACGCCGCAAACATGATCCTCTCCGGCGACGAGCATGCTGACGATGATGGCCCCTCGTCTACGGTGCAGCCGATAAACTAGTGCAAGAATTCTGAGAGGACGTTggcctcccttctgtggcttcggGTTTTTAGGAACGACGGAGTTAAAGTTTACTATGATGGATTGTCTTCAGGACGCGCGTTATCGCCGGAGGGTCTCAACTCCGGGCCGTCGCCTGGCAACTTGCGGGAGACGCATTGTGTCCCCGGAAGGGCAGCCTCCCGCGGCGAAAGGTCAAAATCACCAAGTTGCCAATAGTGGTGCCAGACACCATGCCGGATGTGGAGCTGCCGGCAGTTTCAGCGTTGCCTACGAGTCAAAATCACCAAGTTGCCAATAGTGCAGATAGCCGTATTGGGGGATCACAAATTTAAGTCCAGGACCTTTCTTCATGAATATCGCACCCGTCCATTTTGTCAAGCCGATGTGAGCCATTTACCAGGTGACTTGCGTTGCTGGCGCTCCTACCCTAAAAAACATCTTACTCGGCCACCTCTGTCTTGGTTGTACGGGGTGGTGTTT
This window contains:
- the LOC123129227 gene encoding protein SAWADEE HOMEODOMAIN HOMOLOG 2 isoform X1, which gives rise to MTGLPPRLVFRFTHREVAKMEEVLRDLNAMPQRPVIQALTDEFNTSSHRSGNGKVPVQYKQVHTWFQNRRYTQKRRGERPPARGKMLPTGAEAQHPASYWVQSSCPSNAGNTSSDGGLVQLEAKSPRNGAWYDVAAIQSCRLSETGDQEVQVWFSGFGAEEEEWINVCKSVRLRSVPCIATECVGVLPGDLILCYQEGKEQALYFDAHVLEVERRTHDIRGCRCSFLVRYDHDHSEEIVPLRKVCRRPSSDVKIDIVIDHSLAEKKAQKPHKRMDMNPDEVTVVPSPPYQGGPSDNLAASLLVMPDGIHNDSVADVQMGDTEAAP
- the LOC123129227 gene encoding protein SAWADEE HOMEODOMAIN HOMOLOG 2 isoform X2, giving the protein MTGLPPRLVFRFTHREVAKMEEVLRDLNAMPQRPVIQALTDEFNTSSHRSGNGKVPVQYKQVHTWFQNRRYTQKRRGERPPARGKMLPTGAEAQHPASYWVQSSCPSNAGNTSSDGGLVQLEAKSPRNGAWYDVAAIQSCRLSETGDQEVQVWFSGFGAEEEEWINVCKSVRLRSVPCIATECVGVLPGDLILCYQEGKEQALYFDAHVLEVERRTHDIRGCRCSFLVRYDHDHSEIVPLRKVCRRPSSDVKIDIVIDHSLAEKKAQKPHKRMDMNPDEVTVVPSPPYQGGPSDNLAASLLVMPDGIHNDSVADVQMGDTEAAP